A single Gambusia affinis linkage group LG22, SWU_Gaff_1.0, whole genome shotgun sequence DNA region contains:
- the tmem151ba gene encoding transmembrane protein 151B isoform X2, whose protein sequence is MSPASAPEASESSTTTVQEEAAASPREEHPQKQSLTKSLCQESHWKCLLLSLLMYGCVGVIAWCQVTKVTRLSFDSAYKGKSMMFHDSPCSNGYIYIPLAFLVMLYVVYLVECWHCYARNDLLYKVDVDSVAERIQRMQQATPCIWWKAISYHYVRRTRQVTRYRNGDAYTTTQVYHERVNTHVAETEFDYGNCGVKDISKQLLGLEGFPISRLRFTKCFSFANVESENTYLTQRARFFTENEGLDDYMEAREGMHLKNVDFKEHMIAFYDLNHPPWYASNSAFWVAAAFTLSWPLRVLTEYRTACVHYHVEKLFGFDYVPATPSEERPYCRHIPRVNTIDSTELEWHIRSNQQLVPSYSEAVLMDLAQLSGSCNSYSTSGRYGSYRQNCERCHRAISSSSIFSRSALSICNTASPRIPFSASRFSLGRLYGSRRSCLWRSSGSLNEQSCPTESTRCLSGQQTNEENPPAYQDAMCFPVLIVHRNEGCLNHDHRSLHRNGSCVETSL, encoded by the exons ATGTCCCCAGCATCGGCTCCAGAGGCCAGTGAGAGCAGCACAACCACGGTCCAAGAGGAGGCAGCGGCCAGTCCCAGGGAGGAG CATCCTCAGAAACAATCTCTGACCAAGTCTTTGTGCCAGGAGTCTCACTGGAAATGCCTACTGCTGTCCCTGTTGATGTATGGCTGCGTAGGAGTGATAGCCTGGTGCCAGGTGACCAAGGTCACGCGTCTCTCCTTCGACAGTGCCTACAAGGGAAAGTCCATGATGTTTCACGACAGTCCCTGCTCCAACGGCTACATTTACATCCCCCTGGCTTTCCTGGTCATGCTCTATGTGGTGTACCTTGTAGAGTGCTGGCATTGCTACGCCAGGAACGACCTGCTGTACAAGGTGGACGTAGACAGTGTGGCTGAGCGAATACAGCGAATGCAGCAGGCCACACCCTGCATCTGGTGGAAGGCCATCAGCTACCACTATGTCAGGAGGACGCGGCAGGTGACGCGTTACCGCAACGGAGACGCATACACCACCACGCAGGTTTACCACGAGAGAGTGAACACGCATGTGGCTGAGACAGAGTTTGACTATGGGAACTGTGGCGTTAAGGACATCTCGAAGCAGCTGCTAGGTTTGGAGGGATTCCCCATTAGCAGGCTGAGGTTCACGAAGTGTTTTAGCTTTGCCAATGTGGAGTCAGAAAACACCTACCTGACGCAGCGGGCTCGCTTCTTTACAGAAAACGAGGGCCTGGATGATTACATGGAGGCCCGTGAGGGGATGCACTTAAAGAATGTGGACTTTAAGGAGCACATGATTGCCTTTTATGACCTGAACCATCCTCCCTGGTATGCTTCCAACTCTGCTTTCTGGGTGGCAGCTGCGTTCACTCTCTCTTGGCCATTGCGGGTGCTGACGGAGTACCGTACAGCCTGCGTGCACTACCACGTAGAGAAGCTATTCGGCTTTGACTATGTGCCAGCAACGCCATCCGAGGAGCGTCCGTATTGCCGACACATCCCACGGGTCAACACCATCGACAGCACAGAGCTAGAATGGCACATCCGCTCCAACCAGCAGCTGGTGCCCAGCTACTCAGAGGCAGTCCTGATGGATCTAGCCCAGCTTTCTGGGAGCTGCAACAGCTACTCCACAAGTGGGCGGTACGGCAGCTACAGGCAGAATTGTGAACGCTGCCACCGCGCCAtcagcagctcctccatcttctcccGCAGCGCCCTGAGCATTTGCAACACAGCAAGCCCTCGTATCCCCTTCAGCGCCAGTCGCTTCTCCCTAGGCCGGCTGTATGGGTCCAGGCGGAGCTGCCTGTGGAGGAGCAGCGGGAGCCTGAATGAGCAATCCTGTCCCACCGAGAGCACTCGCTGTCTGTCAGGTCAGCAGACTAATGAGGAGAACCCTCCGGCCTATCAGGACGCTATGTGCTTTCCTGTGCTAATTGTGCATCGCAACGAAGGATGTCTCAATCACGACCACCGCTCTTTGCACAGGAATGGCTCCTGTGTGGAGACATCCCTTTGA
- the tmem151ba gene encoding transmembrane protein 151B isoform X3: MSPASAPEASESSTTTVQEEAAASPREEQHPQKQSLTKSLCQESHWKCLLLSLLMYGCVGVIAWCQVTKVTRLSFDSAYKGKSMMFHDSPCSNGYIYIPLAFLVMLYVVYLVECWHCYARNDLLYKVDVDSVAERIQRMQQATPCIWWKAISYHYVRRTRQVTRYRNGDAYTTTQVYHERVNTHVAETEFDYGNCGVKDISKQLLGLEGFPISRLRFTKCFSFANVESENTYLTQRARFFTENEGLDDYMEAREGMHLKNVDFKEHMIAFYDLNHPPWYASNSAFWVAAAFTLSWPLRVLTEYRTACVHYHVEKLFGFDYVPATPSEERPYCRHIPRVNTIDSTELEWHIRSNQQLVPSYSEAVLMDLAQLSGSCNSYSTSGRYGSYRQNCERCHRAISSSSIFSRSALSICNTASPRIPFSASRFSLGRLYGSRRSCLWRSSGSLNEQSCPTESTRCLSGMAPVWRHPFDSQRAQCDDTKEG, encoded by the exons ATGTCCCCAGCATCGGCTCCAGAGGCCAGTGAGAGCAGCACAACCACGGTCCAAGAGGAGGCAGCGGCCAGTCCCAGGGAGGAG CAGCATCCTCAGAAACAATCTCTGACCAAGTCTTTGTGCCAGGAGTCTCACTGGAAATGCCTACTGCTGTCCCTGTTGATGTATGGCTGCGTAGGAGTGATAGCCTGGTGCCAGGTGACCAAGGTCACGCGTCTCTCCTTCGACAGTGCCTACAAGGGAAAGTCCATGATGTTTCACGACAGTCCCTGCTCCAACGGCTACATTTACATCCCCCTGGCTTTCCTGGTCATGCTCTATGTGGTGTACCTTGTAGAGTGCTGGCATTGCTACGCCAGGAACGACCTGCTGTACAAGGTGGACGTAGACAGTGTGGCTGAGCGAATACAGCGAATGCAGCAGGCCACACCCTGCATCTGGTGGAAGGCCATCAGCTACCACTATGTCAGGAGGACGCGGCAGGTGACGCGTTACCGCAACGGAGACGCATACACCACCACGCAGGTTTACCACGAGAGAGTGAACACGCATGTGGCTGAGACAGAGTTTGACTATGGGAACTGTGGCGTTAAGGACATCTCGAAGCAGCTGCTAGGTTTGGAGGGATTCCCCATTAGCAGGCTGAGGTTCACGAAGTGTTTTAGCTTTGCCAATGTGGAGTCAGAAAACACCTACCTGACGCAGCGGGCTCGCTTCTTTACAGAAAACGAGGGCCTGGATGATTACATGGAGGCCCGTGAGGGGATGCACTTAAAGAATGTGGACTTTAAGGAGCACATGATTGCCTTTTATGACCTGAACCATCCTCCCTGGTATGCTTCCAACTCTGCTTTCTGGGTGGCAGCTGCGTTCACTCTCTCTTGGCCATTGCGGGTGCTGACGGAGTACCGTACAGCCTGCGTGCACTACCACGTAGAGAAGCTATTCGGCTTTGACTATGTGCCAGCAACGCCATCCGAGGAGCGTCCGTATTGCCGACACATCCCACGGGTCAACACCATCGACAGCACAGAGCTAGAATGGCACATCCGCTCCAACCAGCAGCTGGTGCCCAGCTACTCAGAGGCAGTCCTGATGGATCTAGCCCAGCTTTCTGGGAGCTGCAACAGCTACTCCACAAGTGGGCGGTACGGCAGCTACAGGCAGAATTGTGAACGCTGCCACCGCGCCAtcagcagctcctccatcttctcccGCAGCGCCCTGAGCATTTGCAACACAGCAAGCCCTCGTATCCCCTTCAGCGCCAGTCGCTTCTCCCTAGGCCGGCTGTATGGGTCCAGGCGGAGCTGCCTGTGGAGGAGCAGCGGGAGCCTGAATGAGCAATCCTGTCCCACCGAGAGCACTCGCTGTCTGTCAG GAATGGCTCCTGTGTGGAGACATCCCTTTGACTCACAGCGAGCCCAATGTGATGACACAAAGGAAGGCTGA
- the tmem151ba gene encoding transmembrane protein 151B isoform X1, producing MSPASAPEASESSTTTVQEEAAASPREEQHPQKQSLTKSLCQESHWKCLLLSLLMYGCVGVIAWCQVTKVTRLSFDSAYKGKSMMFHDSPCSNGYIYIPLAFLVMLYVVYLVECWHCYARNDLLYKVDVDSVAERIQRMQQATPCIWWKAISYHYVRRTRQVTRYRNGDAYTTTQVYHERVNTHVAETEFDYGNCGVKDISKQLLGLEGFPISRLRFTKCFSFANVESENTYLTQRARFFTENEGLDDYMEAREGMHLKNVDFKEHMIAFYDLNHPPWYASNSAFWVAAAFTLSWPLRVLTEYRTACVHYHVEKLFGFDYVPATPSEERPYCRHIPRVNTIDSTELEWHIRSNQQLVPSYSEAVLMDLAQLSGSCNSYSTSGRYGSYRQNCERCHRAISSSSIFSRSALSICNTASPRIPFSASRFSLGRLYGSRRSCLWRSSGSLNEQSCPTESTRCLSGQQTNEENPPAYQDAMCFPVLIVHRNEGCLNHDHRSLHRNGSCVETSL from the exons ATGTCCCCAGCATCGGCTCCAGAGGCCAGTGAGAGCAGCACAACCACGGTCCAAGAGGAGGCAGCGGCCAGTCCCAGGGAGGAG CAGCATCCTCAGAAACAATCTCTGACCAAGTCTTTGTGCCAGGAGTCTCACTGGAAATGCCTACTGCTGTCCCTGTTGATGTATGGCTGCGTAGGAGTGATAGCCTGGTGCCAGGTGACCAAGGTCACGCGTCTCTCCTTCGACAGTGCCTACAAGGGAAAGTCCATGATGTTTCACGACAGTCCCTGCTCCAACGGCTACATTTACATCCCCCTGGCTTTCCTGGTCATGCTCTATGTGGTGTACCTTGTAGAGTGCTGGCATTGCTACGCCAGGAACGACCTGCTGTACAAGGTGGACGTAGACAGTGTGGCTGAGCGAATACAGCGAATGCAGCAGGCCACACCCTGCATCTGGTGGAAGGCCATCAGCTACCACTATGTCAGGAGGACGCGGCAGGTGACGCGTTACCGCAACGGAGACGCATACACCACCACGCAGGTTTACCACGAGAGAGTGAACACGCATGTGGCTGAGACAGAGTTTGACTATGGGAACTGTGGCGTTAAGGACATCTCGAAGCAGCTGCTAGGTTTGGAGGGATTCCCCATTAGCAGGCTGAGGTTCACGAAGTGTTTTAGCTTTGCCAATGTGGAGTCAGAAAACACCTACCTGACGCAGCGGGCTCGCTTCTTTACAGAAAACGAGGGCCTGGATGATTACATGGAGGCCCGTGAGGGGATGCACTTAAAGAATGTGGACTTTAAGGAGCACATGATTGCCTTTTATGACCTGAACCATCCTCCCTGGTATGCTTCCAACTCTGCTTTCTGGGTGGCAGCTGCGTTCACTCTCTCTTGGCCATTGCGGGTGCTGACGGAGTACCGTACAGCCTGCGTGCACTACCACGTAGAGAAGCTATTCGGCTTTGACTATGTGCCAGCAACGCCATCCGAGGAGCGTCCGTATTGCCGACACATCCCACGGGTCAACACCATCGACAGCACAGAGCTAGAATGGCACATCCGCTCCAACCAGCAGCTGGTGCCCAGCTACTCAGAGGCAGTCCTGATGGATCTAGCCCAGCTTTCTGGGAGCTGCAACAGCTACTCCACAAGTGGGCGGTACGGCAGCTACAGGCAGAATTGTGAACGCTGCCACCGCGCCAtcagcagctcctccatcttctcccGCAGCGCCCTGAGCATTTGCAACACAGCAAGCCCTCGTATCCCCTTCAGCGCCAGTCGCTTCTCCCTAGGCCGGCTGTATGGGTCCAGGCGGAGCTGCCTGTGGAGGAGCAGCGGGAGCCTGAATGAGCAATCCTGTCCCACCGAGAGCACTCGCTGTCTGTCAGGTCAGCAGACTAATGAGGAGAACCCTCCGGCCTATCAGGACGCTATGTGCTTTCCTGTGCTAATTGTGCATCGCAACGAAGGATGTCTCAATCACGACCACCGCTCTTTGCACAGGAATGGCTCCTGTGTGGAGACATCCCTTTGA